One Streptomyces sp. NBC_00102 DNA segment encodes these proteins:
- the hemG gene encoding protoporphyrinogen oxidase gives MQGSEQHAHATKPHVVVIGGGIAGLAAAHRLLGTGVRVTLLEASERLGGKLMTGEVAGVQVDLGAESMLARRPEAVGLARAAGLGDRLQPPATAAASLWTRDALRPMPKGHVMGVPGDPEALREVLSPEGIARIAQESELTATAVGDDVAIGAYVADRLGREVVDRLVEPLLGGVYAGDAYRISMRAAVPQLFDIAREGGPLLDGVRRVQERGAAQQAGGPVFQGIDGGLGTLPGAVADTVRAAGGEILTATPVLGLSRTGAGWDVRTEKRVITADGIVLATPAWSASTLLAAESPGASAELAGVEYASMALITMAFRRADIEAVEAFRGRSGFLVPPVDGRTIKAATFSSNKWQWVADAAPDLFVLRTSVGRYGDDDHLHREDDELAAVSRRDLAAATGLTAEPAGTTVTRWIGGLPQYPVGHLTKVERIRGEIAKLPALRVCGAVYDGVGIPACVQSAQRAADEIAAELAGRP, from the coding sequence ATGCAGGGTTCTGAACAGCACGCGCACGCCACCAAGCCGCACGTCGTCGTCATCGGCGGAGGGATCGCCGGACTCGCCGCCGCCCACCGGCTGCTCGGCACCGGGGTACGGGTCACCCTCCTGGAGGCCTCGGAGCGCCTCGGCGGGAAGCTCATGACCGGCGAGGTCGCGGGCGTCCAGGTCGACCTCGGCGCCGAATCGATGCTCGCCAGGCGCCCCGAAGCGGTCGGCCTGGCCCGCGCCGCCGGACTCGGCGACCGCCTCCAGCCACCCGCCACGGCCGCCGCCTCCCTCTGGACGCGCGACGCGCTCCGCCCGATGCCCAAGGGCCACGTGATGGGCGTCCCGGGCGACCCGGAGGCGCTGCGCGAGGTGCTCTCGCCCGAGGGCATCGCCCGTATCGCCCAGGAGAGCGAGCTCACCGCGACGGCCGTGGGCGACGACGTCGCGATCGGCGCGTACGTCGCCGACCGGCTCGGCCGCGAGGTCGTCGACCGCCTCGTGGAACCGCTGCTCGGCGGGGTGTACGCGGGCGACGCCTACCGGATCTCCATGCGGGCCGCCGTACCGCAGCTCTTCGACATCGCCCGCGAGGGCGGCCCGCTGCTCGACGGGGTGCGCCGGGTCCAGGAGCGGGGCGCCGCCCAGCAGGCGGGCGGGCCCGTCTTCCAGGGCATCGACGGCGGCCTCGGCACCCTTCCGGGCGCCGTCGCCGACACCGTGCGGGCCGCCGGGGGCGAGATCCTCACCGCCACCCCGGTGCTCGGCCTGTCCCGTACCGGGGCCGGCTGGGACGTGCGTACGGAGAAGCGGGTGATCACCGCCGACGGCATCGTCCTCGCCACCCCCGCCTGGTCCGCCTCCACCCTGCTGGCCGCCGAATCCCCGGGCGCGTCCGCCGAGTTGGCGGGCGTCGAGTACGCCTCGATGGCCCTGATCACCATGGCCTTCCGGCGCGCGGACATCGAGGCGGTGGAGGCCTTCCGCGGGCGCTCCGGCTTCCTGGTGCCCCCGGTCGACGGCCGCACGATCAAGGCCGCCACCTTCTCCAGCAACAAGTGGCAGTGGGTCGCCGACGCCGCCCCCGACCTCTTCGTGCTCCGCACCTCGGTCGGCCGGTACGGCGACGACGACCACCTGCACCGCGAGGACGACGAACTCGCCGCGGTCTCCCGCCGCGACCTCGCCGCCGCCACCGGCCTCACCGCCGAACCGGCCGGCACCACGGTCACCCGCTGGATCGGCGGGCTGCCGCAGTACCCGGTCGGCCACCTCACCAAAGTCGAACGCATCCGCGGCGAGATCGCGAAGCTGCCCGCCCTGCGGGTCTGCGGCGCGGTCTACGACGGCGTCGGCATCCCGGCCTGCGTCCAGAGCGCCCAGCGCGCCGCCGACGAGATCGCGGCCGAGCTGGCGGGACGGCCGTGA
- the hemQ gene encoding hydrogen peroxide-dependent heme synthase, whose product MSAPEKIPNAGKKAKDLNEVIRYTLWSVFKLRDVLPEDRAGYADEVQELFDQLAAKDITVRGTYDLSGLRADADLMIWWHAETSDELQEAYNLFRRTKLGRALEPVWSNMALHRPAEFNKSHIPAFLADETPRDYVSVYPFVRSYDWYLLPDEDRRRMLADHGKMARGFPDVRANTVASFSLGDYEWLLAFEADELYRIVDLMRHLRASEARLHVREEVPFYTGRRKAVADLVAGLA is encoded by the coding sequence ATGAGTGCGCCTGAGAAGATCCCGAACGCCGGTAAGAAGGCCAAGGACCTCAACGAGGTCATCCGCTACACCCTGTGGTCCGTCTTCAAGCTGCGCGACGTGCTGCCGGAGGACCGCGCGGGTTACGCCGACGAGGTCCAGGAGCTGTTCGACCAGCTCGCCGCCAAGGACATCACCGTCCGGGGCACCTACGACCTCTCCGGTCTGCGGGCCGACGCCGACCTGATGATCTGGTGGCACGCCGAGACCTCGGACGAGCTCCAGGAGGCGTACAACCTCTTCCGGCGCACCAAGCTGGGCCGCGCTCTGGAGCCGGTCTGGTCGAACATGGCGCTGCACCGCCCCGCCGAGTTCAACAAGTCGCACATCCCGGCCTTCCTCGCCGACGAGACGCCCCGCGACTACGTCAGCGTCTACCCGTTCGTGCGCAGTTACGACTGGTACCTGCTGCCCGACGAGGACCGCCGCCGGATGCTCGCCGACCACGGCAAGATGGCCCGCGGCTTCCCCGACGTCCGCGCCAACACGGTGGCCTCGTTCTCGCTCGGCGACTACGAGTGGCTGCTGGCCTTCGAGGCCGACGAGCTCTACCGCATCGTCGACCTGATGCGCCACCTGCGGGCCTCCGAGGCACGGCTGCACGTGCGCGAAGAAGTGCCGTTCTACACCGGTCGCCGCAAGGCGGTCGCCGACCTCGTCGCGGGTCTCGCGTAG
- a CDS encoding carbohydrate kinase has translation MTSPSVSPSAPVTVIGEAVADAFVGTTAPDGSTPLTVHAGGGPANTAVALARLGTPTRFAGRLSAGPLGALLRERLASSGVDLGPSVTSARPATLALARIDENGGASYDFYAESTADWQWTPAELAAALTAGPPAVCVHTGSLALALPPGAAAIEAALEHARDTATVCVDPNVRPTLVDVEHLRSRLPHWCALADIVRVSADDVELLMPGTGPEEAADRLLAAGAALAVVTLGADGALARTRDFGVRVPAPAVDVVDTIGAGDAFTGGLLHRLAADGLLGGRLNGLTEAALRDATEFAVAVAARTCEVAGAQPPYAAEMAERAG, from the coding sequence ATGACGTCTCCGTCCGTTTCGCCTTCCGCGCCCGTCACCGTCATCGGTGAGGCCGTCGCCGACGCGTTCGTCGGGACGACCGCCCCGGACGGCTCGACCCCGCTGACCGTCCACGCGGGTGGCGGACCCGCCAACACCGCCGTCGCCCTCGCCCGGCTCGGCACCCCCACCCGCTTCGCCGGCCGCCTCTCCGCGGGCCCCCTCGGCGCCCTGCTGCGCGAACGGCTCGCCTCCTCCGGCGTCGACCTCGGCCCCTCGGTCACCAGCGCCCGCCCCGCGACCCTCGCCCTCGCGCGGATCGACGAGAACGGCGGCGCCTCCTACGACTTCTACGCCGAGTCCACCGCCGACTGGCAGTGGACGCCCGCCGAACTCGCCGCCGCACTCACGGCCGGACCGCCCGCCGTCTGCGTCCACACCGGCAGCCTCGCCCTCGCCCTGCCGCCGGGCGCCGCCGCGATCGAAGCCGCCCTGGAACACGCCCGGGACACCGCCACCGTCTGCGTCGACCCCAATGTGCGCCCCACTCTGGTCGACGTGGAGCACCTGCGCTCCCGTCTCCCGCACTGGTGCGCCCTGGCCGACATCGTCCGTGTCAGCGCCGACGACGTGGAGCTGCTGATGCCGGGGACCGGGCCCGAGGAGGCCGCGGACCGGCTGCTCGCGGCGGGTGCCGCGCTCGCCGTGGTGACCCTCGGCGCCGACGGCGCCCTCGCCCGTACCCGCGACTTCGGCGTCCGGGTCCCCGCGCCCGCGGTCGACGTGGTCGACACGATCGGCGCCGGGGACGCCTTCACCGGCGGACTCCTCCACCGCCTCGCCGCGGACGGGCTGCTGGGCGGCCGTCTGAACGGGCTGACCGAGGCCGCGTTGCGGGACGCGACGGAGTTCGCCGTCGCGGTAGCCGCCCGCACCTGCGAGGTCGCGGGCGCTCAGCCGCCGTACGCCGCCGAGATGGCCGAGCGCGCGGGCTGA
- a CDS encoding alpha/beta hydrolase: MRAVTRYATAGALVLAALPAASATATTPATGTTARADVTVPEVWGTVLAAARARERGIAFADCPESEMLPESLRCGTFTVPVDYAHPYGPRIELAVSRTAATGSPSERQGALVYDPGGPGAASITFPLVGDWAAWRKTARAYDLVGYAPRGVAPSPALSCRPPEEAAGAPTDSPQQPSSAYKGERTVLAKAYADGCALAAGPALRHYSSLDGARDLEVLRAALGEPRLTFMGTDQGAYVGALYATLFPSHVRRMVFDSPLDPDARRIGYRSGLARSRALESRFEDFLSWVARHDDVYGLGTTAGAVRGRYDEVRTALSRNPAGGKVGTAQLQAAFLAAAYYDDYWAMRASALSAYVEGDPEPLITQASPRPYTAKGDENAEAVRTAVECNDGVWPADWPTWDRDHTRAARRAPFATWAGAWANLPCASWPVPRRQPLDVRTGRGELPSVLVLAAERDGVTPYAGAVELVRRLPGAALVTERDAGSHGIGGADNACVNGHLETYLLTGRVPERDTECAPHPEPNPVSLHRAVPRDAGPQSLLRGEPGV, encoded by the coding sequence GTGAGAGCAGTCACCCGGTACGCGACGGCCGGGGCGCTGGTCCTCGCCGCGCTGCCCGCCGCATCCGCCACGGCCACCACCCCGGCCACCGGGACCACGGCCCGGGCGGACGTCACGGTGCCGGAGGTGTGGGGGACGGTTCTCGCGGCCGCCCGGGCACGGGAGCGGGGCATCGCCTTCGCCGACTGCCCGGAGAGCGAGATGCTGCCCGAGTCGCTGCGGTGCGGGACCTTCACCGTGCCCGTCGACTACGCGCACCCGTACGGGCCGCGGATCGAATTGGCCGTCAGCCGTACGGCAGCCACCGGGAGCCCGTCGGAGCGCCAGGGCGCACTGGTCTACGATCCGGGCGGGCCGGGGGCCGCGAGCATCACCTTCCCGCTGGTCGGCGACTGGGCGGCCTGGCGGAAGACCGCCCGCGCCTATGACCTGGTCGGCTACGCGCCACGCGGCGTCGCCCCGTCGCCCGCGCTGTCGTGTCGTCCCCCCGAGGAGGCGGCCGGGGCTCCCACCGACTCGCCGCAGCAGCCCTCGTCCGCGTACAAGGGGGAGCGGACCGTCCTCGCGAAGGCGTACGCGGACGGATGCGCGCTCGCCGCCGGCCCGGCGCTGCGCCACTACTCCTCGCTGGACGGCGCCCGTGATCTGGAGGTGCTGCGGGCCGCGCTGGGCGAGCCCCGGCTGACGTTCATGGGCACCGACCAGGGCGCTTACGTAGGGGCGCTGTACGCGACGCTCTTCCCGTCGCACGTACGCCGGATGGTCTTCGACTCGCCGCTCGACCCGGACGCCCGGCGGATCGGCTACCGGTCGGGGCTGGCCCGCTCGCGCGCCCTGGAGTCCCGCTTCGAGGACTTCCTGTCCTGGGTCGCCCGCCACGACGACGTGTACGGCCTGGGGACGACGGCCGGTGCGGTGCGCGGCCGGTACGACGAGGTGCGGACCGCGTTGTCGCGGAACCCGGCGGGCGGGAAGGTCGGGACGGCCCAGCTCCAGGCGGCCTTCCTGGCCGCGGCGTACTACGACGACTACTGGGCGATGCGCGCGTCGGCCCTCTCGGCGTACGTCGAGGGCGACCCGGAGCCGCTGATCACCCAGGCGTCCCCGCGGCCGTACACGGCGAAGGGCGACGAGAACGCCGAGGCGGTCCGCACGGCGGTGGAGTGCAACGACGGTGTGTGGCCCGCCGACTGGCCGACCTGGGACCGCGACCACACCCGGGCGGCCCGCCGGGCCCCGTTCGCCACCTGGGCGGGCGCCTGGGCGAACCTGCCGTGCGCCTCCTGGCCGGTACCCCGCAGGCAGCCCCTCGACGTACGGACCGGGCGCGGCGAACTCCCGTCGGTGCTGGTGCTCGCGGCGGAGCGGGACGGGGTGACGCCCTACGCGGGTGCGGTGGAGCTGGTGCGGCGGCTGCCGGGGGCGGCGCTGGTCACCGAGCGGGACGCGGGCTCGCACGGCATCGGCGGCGCCGACAACGCCTGCGTCAACGGCCACCTGGAGACGTACCTGCTGACGGGCCGGGTGCCCGAGAGGGACACCGAGTGTGCCCCGCACCCGGAACCGAACCCGGTCTCGCTGCACCGCGCCGTCCCTCGGGACGCCGGGCCGCAGAGTCTCCTGCGGGGCGAGCCGGGCGTCTGA
- a CDS encoding TIGR04222 domain-containing membrane protein produces MVWLMCLLIAWGAAALSCLRLCLAAARAAHPGTASSRRPGPVAYDLSLYETAFLAGGPERVADLALVSMHLRHGLLLAHTGWATVVDPQGRDDVERTVIRAIGPEGQSRIEPVRAAAASAEPVRALADRLVAAGLAVPHALRGATAAALGEVKRAAVLIVVLALASVLLPGRSLSPGGPAIVWFALPLVLAVGCLLIVRIENHPYSPWASPAGQEWLDSLRAPAPGRGAHRHLLAAVAVRGLRAVQDPLLRAALTGRRPGRPGHAL; encoded by the coding sequence ATGGTCTGGTTGATGTGTCTGTTGATCGCGTGGGGCGCGGCGGCCCTCTCCTGTCTGCGGCTCTGCCTCGCCGCCGCCAGGGCCGCCCACCCGGGAACCGCCTCCTCCCGCCGACCGGGCCCGGTGGCGTACGACCTGAGCCTGTACGAGACGGCGTTCCTGGCCGGTGGTCCGGAGCGGGTCGCGGACCTGGCACTGGTCTCCATGCACCTGCGGCACGGCCTGCTGCTGGCCCACACCGGCTGGGCCACGGTGGTGGACCCCCAGGGCCGGGACGACGTCGAGCGCACGGTGATCCGGGCCATCGGGCCGGAGGGCCAGTCGCGGATCGAGCCGGTACGCGCCGCCGCCGCTTCGGCGGAGCCGGTACGCGCGCTGGCGGACCGTCTGGTGGCTGCCGGGCTGGCGGTGCCGCACGCGTTGCGCGGGGCGACGGCGGCGGCGCTGGGCGAGGTCAAGCGGGCGGCGGTGCTGATCGTGGTGCTGGCACTGGCCTCCGTACTGCTCCCGGGCCGGTCGCTCTCGCCGGGCGGGCCGGCCATCGTCTGGTTCGCGCTGCCGCTGGTGCTCGCGGTGGGCTGCCTGCTCATCGTGCGGATCGAGAACCACCCGTACAGCCCGTGGGCCTCCCCCGCCGGTCAGGAGTGGCTCGACTCGCTGCGGGCTCCGGCCCCGGGGCGCGGCGCCCACCGCCACCTGCTCGCCGCCGTCGCCGTACGCGGCCTGCGTGCCGTGCAGGACCCGCTGCTCCGCGCCGCCCTGACGGGCCGCCGCCCGGGGCGCCCGGGGCACGCGCTCTGA
- a CDS encoding AAA family ATPase, producing the protein MIVWLNGTHGAGKTTTSALVRRLIPDSRVLDAEKVGETLMDITPALPWTGNFQDWPPWRPLVVETARHVLDYTGGTLVMPMTVLVEEYWREISAGLARHSIPVRHFVLHADQETLRRRIEGDVDMGPSEFRLKYLEPYAEAARTWLHREAEVVDTTHLKPAEAARHIAEAVMR; encoded by the coding sequence ATGATCGTATGGCTCAACGGCACTCACGGTGCGGGCAAGACGACGACCAGTGCGCTCGTGCGGCGGCTCATCCCGGACTCACGGGTGCTCGATGCCGAGAAGGTCGGCGAGACGCTGATGGACATCACGCCCGCGCTGCCCTGGACGGGCAATTTCCAGGACTGGCCCCCCTGGCGCCCGCTCGTGGTCGAGACCGCCCGGCACGTGCTCGACTACACGGGCGGCACGCTGGTGATGCCGATGACCGTGCTGGTGGAGGAGTACTGGCGCGAGATCAGCGCGGGCCTTGCCCGCCACTCCATTCCCGTACGCCACTTCGTCCTCCACGCCGACCAGGAGACCCTGCGCCGGCGCATCGAGGGCGACGTGGACATGGGCCCCTCGGAGTTCCGGCTGAAGTACCTGGAGCCGTACGCCGAGGCGGCCCGCACCTGGCTCCACCGCGAGGCCGAGGTCGTCGACACCACCCACCTCAAGCCCGCCGAGGCCGCCCGGCACATCGCGGAAGCGGTAATGCGCTGA
- a CDS encoding TIGR04222 domain-containing membrane protein, which translates to MTMNLLALLLTIAIVTSGVLLLTARSRSGGRHGAGTAVHDDHEAAFLAGGPARVVDTALTALHTDGRIVVGGPGVISVVRAQPHDPVERAVLQELASAPNGALHILRFSVMHHPAVQEIGDGLAARGLLARPEDVRTRRRWGGIQSLVSLALFPVSLVATFVQYAVIDGSADMPFPFIVKMLPAIFFGGVSGLVATVGARTRITDEGKAATGAYRRDCTAAGGTPAQMVAAFGLRAVADPVLRDQLTAAARFRSPGSPGMRGSSSVRHDGFDTTHGASAAMVPVVWCAGAGPSGGGCGSGSGSSCGAGGGSGCGGGSGSSCGSSNSSCGSGGSTSCGGSSSSCGGSSSSCGGSSSSCGGSSSSCGGGSS; encoded by the coding sequence ATGACCATGAACCTGCTCGCCCTTCTGCTGACGATCGCGATCGTCACCTCGGGCGTCCTGCTTCTCACAGCACGTTCGCGGAGCGGCGGGCGGCATGGCGCCGGCACCGCGGTGCACGACGACCACGAGGCGGCGTTCCTGGCCGGCGGCCCGGCCAGGGTCGTGGACACCGCCCTCACCGCTCTGCACACCGACGGGCGCATCGTGGTCGGCGGCCCGGGAGTGATCTCCGTGGTGCGGGCGCAGCCCCATGACCCGGTGGAGCGCGCCGTTCTCCAGGAGCTGGCGTCCGCCCCCAACGGGGCGCTGCACATCCTGCGCTTCTCGGTCATGCACCACCCGGCCGTGCAGGAGATCGGCGACGGGCTGGCGGCCCGGGGTCTGCTGGCGCGTCCGGAGGACGTGCGGACGCGCCGTCGCTGGGGCGGGATCCAGAGCCTGGTCTCTCTCGCGCTCTTCCCCGTCTCCTTGGTCGCGACCTTCGTCCAGTACGCGGTCATCGACGGATCTGCGGACATGCCCTTCCCTTTCATCGTGAAGATGCTTCCCGCGATCTTCTTCGGCGGTGTGAGCGGTCTGGTGGCCACGGTCGGCGCCCGGACACGGATCACCGATGAGGGGAAGGCCGCGACCGGGGCGTACCGCAGGGACTGCACCGCCGCGGGCGGTACCCCCGCGCAGATGGTGGCCGCCTTCGGTCTGCGGGCGGTGGCGGACCCCGTGCTGCGGGACCAGTTGACGGCCGCCGCGCGGTTCCGGTCGCCGGGGTCGCCCGGCATGCGCGGCTCCTCCTCGGTGCGCCACGACGGCTTCGACACCACGCACGGGGCGAGCGCCGCGATGGTGCCCGTGGTGTGGTGCGCGGGGGCGGGTCCGAGCGGCGGCGGTTGCGGTTCGGGGTCCGGTTCGAGCTGCGGCGCGGGCGGCGGGTCCGGTTGCGGCGGTGGGAGCGGCTCGAGTTGCGGGAGCAGCAACTCCAGCTGCGGTAGTGGCGGCTCGACGAGCTGCGGCGGGAGCAGCTCCAGCTGTGGTGGCTCCAGCTCCAGTTGCGGGGGCTCCAGCTCCAGCTGTGGTGGCAGCAGCTCCAGTTGCGGCGGCGGGAGCAGCTGA
- a CDS encoding DUF692 domain-containing protein codes for MRLGIGIGWRPEIADAVEALEGVEWVEAVAENLCADHLPDSLVRLRARGVTVVPHGVALGLGGAERPDPRRLADLAARVELLGAPLVTEHVAFVRAGGPSAGEPALEAGHLLPVPRTWDALDVLCENVRIAQDALPVPLALENIAALVNWPEEELTEGQFLAELVDRTGVRLLIDVANLHTNHVNRGEDPATALDELPVEAIAYVHVAGGVEKDGVWHDTHAHPVTAPVLDVLTELRSRVDPPGVLLERDDDFPPAEELAGELALIRGTLEAARRSGRTSAPGGTAAARTGAGAGTRARTGSRARTGSRSGARERLAGAQSGLLASLVAGAPVPAGFDAERLGVQGRALAAKRAGIVAKVAPELPEILGPGYRAAFLRYAEGRPPASGYRRDALAFAEHLLVAGEPADDAARRRLTHWWQDRAGARPPRRTTRAVRAARAAFTLSANVLRASSGGNR; via the coding sequence ATGAGGCTCGGAATCGGGATCGGCTGGCGTCCGGAGATCGCGGACGCGGTGGAGGCGCTGGAGGGCGTCGAGTGGGTGGAGGCCGTAGCGGAGAATCTCTGCGCGGACCATCTGCCCGACTCGTTGGTACGGCTCCGGGCGCGGGGCGTCACGGTGGTGCCGCACGGGGTGGCGCTGGGCCTCGGCGGTGCGGAGCGCCCCGACCCCCGGCGCCTGGCGGACTTGGCGGCGCGCGTGGAGCTGCTCGGTGCGCCGCTGGTGACGGAGCACGTCGCGTTCGTACGGGCCGGGGGGCCGTCGGCCGGGGAGCCTGCGCTGGAGGCGGGCCATCTGCTGCCCGTACCCCGGACCTGGGACGCCCTGGACGTGCTCTGCGAGAACGTGCGGATCGCTCAGGACGCGCTGCCGGTGCCGCTGGCGCTGGAGAACATCGCGGCGCTGGTCAACTGGCCGGAAGAGGAGCTGACGGAGGGGCAGTTCCTGGCCGAGCTGGTCGACCGTACGGGGGTACGGCTGCTGATCGACGTGGCCAACCTCCACACCAACCACGTCAACCGGGGAGAGGACCCCGCCACGGCGCTGGACGAGCTGCCGGTGGAGGCCATCGCGTACGTCCATGTGGCGGGCGGGGTCGAGAAGGACGGCGTCTGGCACGACACGCACGCCCACCCGGTGACGGCCCCGGTGCTGGACGTCCTGACGGAGCTGCGCTCCCGGGTGGACCCGCCCGGTGTACTGCTGGAGCGCGACGACGACTTCCCGCCCGCCGAGGAGCTCGCCGGTGAACTCGCGCTGATCCGGGGGACCTTGGAAGCAGCACGTCGGTCCGGCCGTACGAGCGCTCCCGGGGGGACGGCGGCGGCCAGGACCGGGGCCGGGGCCGGTACCAGGGCCAGGACCGGATCCAGGGCCAGGACCGGATCCAGGTCCGGGGCCCGTGAGCGGCTGGCCGGGGCGCAGAGCGGTCTGCTCGCCTCGCTCGTCGCGGGGGCTCCGGTGCCCGCAGGCTTCGACGCGGAGCGGCTGGGGGTGCAGGGCCGAGCGCTGGCCGCCAAGCGGGCGGGCATCGTCGCGAAGGTGGCGCCGGAGCTGCCGGAGATTCTGGGGCCGGGCTATCGCGCGGCCTTCCTCCGCTACGCCGAGGGCCGTCCGCCCGCGTCCGGCTACCGCCGGGACGCGCTCGCCTTCGCCGAACATCTGCTGGTGGCGGGCGAGCCCGCCGACGACGCGGCCCGGCGGCGGCTGACCCACTGGTGGCAGGACCGCGCGGGGGCGCGGCCGCCCCGGCGCACCACCCGGGCCGTCCGTGCGGCACGGGCCGCGTTCACCTTGTCCGCCAACGTTCTCAGGGCATCTTCCGGGGGGAACCGATGA
- a CDS encoding polysaccharide biosynthesis/export family protein — MSATALELGEIVQVEVRDAAGAVTAFSHDYAVDASRLLRIPSLNMILAEGKPLTPDLRAEIEDRFITDGILTTVTVNLGMRGDRVDLENTVQPGDRLFVRMLNPDGTIDASSGSFPVDASGSINMPFLGGVLLRGNRFFEAEHQIEQGLLDAQIFTQPLVNVTRVELF, encoded by the coding sequence ATGTCGGCCACAGCGCTGGAACTGGGAGAGATCGTCCAGGTCGAGGTACGGGACGCGGCGGGGGCGGTGACCGCCTTCTCGCACGACTACGCGGTCGATGCCAGCCGCCTGTTGCGGATTCCCTCCCTGAACATGATCCTCGCCGAGGGCAAGCCACTGACGCCCGACCTGCGGGCCGAGATCGAGGACCGGTTCATCACGGACGGCATCCTCACCACCGTCACCGTCAACCTCGGGATGCGCGGCGACCGGGTGGACCTGGAGAACACCGTCCAGCCGGGGGACCGGCTCTTCGTACGGATGCTCAACCCCGACGGCACCATCGACGCGAGTTCCGGATCGTTCCCGGTGGACGCCTCAGGCAGCATCAACATGCCTTTCCTGGGCGGGGTCCTCCTCCGCGGCAACCGCTTCTTCGAGGCGGAGCACCAGATCGAGCAGGGCCTGCTGGACGCCCAGATCTTCACGCAGCCGCTGGTCAACGTGACCCGCGTGGAGCTCTTCTGA
- the fxsA gene encoding FxSxx-COOH cyclophane-containing RiPP peptide: MAAEWEVPDLTGLPLDELMTAEDAVFVRALRRVLDQTATGELPISAYQSASQLLDTDDLAGVRDAAPRE; this comes from the coding sequence ATGGCAGCCGAGTGGGAGGTCCCGGACCTGACGGGGCTGCCGCTTGACGAGCTGATGACCGCCGAGGACGCGGTCTTCGTCAGGGCGTTGCGGCGGGTGCTCGACCAGACCGCCACCGGAGAACTGCCGATCTCCGCCTACCAGTCGGCGAGTCAGCTGCTCGACACCGACGACCTGGCGGGCGTGCGTGACGCAGCGCCCCGGGAGTGA
- a CDS encoding FxsB family cyclophane-forming radical SAM/SPASM peptide maturase: MDPGLPQAHAVEPWFWPDQALPVAAMRERGVPRLPFVEFLLKVHSRCNLACDYCYVYEGPDQSWREQPRTMSGETADLVCARIAEHVRTHRLDRIRVVLHGGEPLLAGVSRIGHLVGRLRATLPAGTRADVLLQTNGLLLGEEVLAFCRAHGIRIGISLDGGPSTQDRHRKRPDGRGSHASVGRALRLLTQPRHRDLWTGLLAVVDLASDPVETCRQLTELGPPAVDLLLPLAHWGSPPPGHRAGDPSAAPYGDWLTAFFDAWYHEPAQPVRVPFFEAVIDALLGGHSATEALGGGPARMVVVETDGSLTLSDLLKSAYPGAATTGRHLRSHSFDDLLDHPGVVARQLGAEGLAPECRACPVMRVCGGGLYAHRYRPGSGFLHPSVYCADLQAVISHVGEALRADLARLDRALPARPMEGR, from the coding sequence GTGGACCCGGGATTACCACAGGCGCACGCGGTCGAGCCGTGGTTCTGGCCGGACCAGGCGCTCCCCGTCGCGGCAATGCGCGAGCGCGGTGTTCCGCGCCTGCCGTTCGTGGAGTTCCTGCTCAAGGTGCACAGTCGCTGCAACCTCGCCTGCGACTACTGCTACGTCTACGAGGGCCCCGACCAGAGTTGGCGTGAGCAACCGCGGACCATGTCGGGGGAGACCGCCGATCTCGTCTGCGCACGGATCGCCGAGCACGTGCGGACGCACCGCCTCGACCGGATCCGGGTGGTCCTGCACGGCGGTGAGCCGTTGCTCGCCGGAGTGTCGCGAATCGGCCATCTGGTCGGCCGGTTGCGCGCGACCCTGCCGGCCGGCACCCGCGCGGACGTGCTGCTGCAGACGAACGGGCTGCTCCTGGGCGAGGAGGTGCTGGCCTTCTGCCGGGCCCACGGGATACGGATCGGCATCAGTCTGGACGGCGGCCCGAGCACCCAGGACCGTCACCGCAAGCGGCCCGACGGGCGTGGGAGCCATGCGAGCGTGGGGCGCGCCCTACGGCTGCTGACGCAGCCCCGGCACCGGGACCTGTGGACCGGCCTGCTGGCCGTGGTCGATCTCGCCTCCGACCCCGTCGAGACCTGTCGGCAGCTGACGGAGCTCGGGCCGCCCGCGGTGGACCTGCTGCTCCCGCTGGCGCACTGGGGCAGCCCGCCGCCGGGCCACCGCGCCGGCGACCCGTCCGCCGCACCCTACGGGGACTGGCTGACGGCCTTCTTCGATGCCTGGTACCACGAGCCGGCCCAGCCGGTGCGGGTGCCCTTCTTCGAAGCGGTCATCGATGCACTCCTCGGCGGTCACAGCGCCACCGAGGCACTCGGCGGCGGCCCCGCACGGATGGTGGTGGTGGAGACCGACGGCAGCCTCACCCTCTCGGACCTCCTCAAGTCGGCCTACCCCGGAGCCGCGACGACCGGGCGCCATCTGCGATCCCACTCCTTCGACGACCTGCTCGATCATCCCGGCGTCGTGGCAAGGCAGCTGGGAGCCGAGGGCCTTGCGCCGGAGTGTCGGGCCTGCCCCGTGATGCGGGTCTGCGGCGGAGGGCTCTACGCCCACCGCTACCGCCCCGGGTCGGGGTTCCTGCACCCGTCGGTGTACTGCGCCGATCTGCAGGCGGTCATCTCCCATGTCGGCGAGGCCCTCCGAGCGGATCTGGCCCGCCTGGACCGCGCTCTCCCGGCGCGACCGATGGAGGGCCGGTGA